The sequence below is a genomic window from Ignavibacteriales bacterium.
CGTGCACGGGGACGCATAATATGCGTCCCCTACGGTGTTAGTGCTAACCAGTATAAAAATCATACCAATAAAAAATTAAAATGAAGGGAATGGTCTTTGACAATTCCTTTCTATTAAGTGTTATGTTTACCAACCATAATATTGTAATGCAGAACAATGTCATGCTGAACTCGTTTCAGCATCCGCAATTGTTTCCGCATCCTCCTCACACCGTCATTCCGGCTTGTCCGGAATCTTAGACCACATACAGTAGTACCTCAATCTTGCCTACCAAAGATAAAATCGAAAATATAGAGTCGGAAAAATCTCAGCAGAAAAAATCTGATGGAAAGAATTTTGCTAAGGAGTGGTAAAGTATGCAATTCTTTAAATATTGAAGTAAATACCAAGTATAAATTCAGCGCACCTTAATTTTTTTCTCTAATGGAATTGCATTTCCCGTCCGAACAAAATCCAAATCATCTATAATTATTTTTTTAAAAGTTAACCAATGATAAAACCTGTACGTCTTATCCAAGAAAATCATAACGTTGTTTTCAACTTTAATTAATTTTGAAGATTTTAATTCAAGGTATGGGAATTGTGATAATATTACTTTTGTAATTTCTAACTTTTCAGTTTTAATACGGGTACTTAGAATATTATAAATAATACTTTTCAAAAACGAATTTACCGTATAAGTTTGATCTGAGTTAATACCGATGCCTGAATTATTGTTGAAACATTTTTTCATAAGCATTATTAATAATTCAATGGTACTTATAGAATATGTAATTTTATCCTTAATTTTGGCAACTATAAGAGATGTACGCTCTTCTGACAATGTAACTTCAACAAATGATCGTTTATTAATAATTGAGTATAAAAATTCAAATTCTTTTATTTCAGATTTTGTAAATGGTGCAGAATCATCTACTCTGAACTTTTCCAATTCCAATTCGAGTTTCAATTTTTCGTTTTGAATTGGCATCAACAATGCTTTAGATGCAGTTTCTAAATAACTCAACCATATCTCAGCGACAATTTGGGGAAAAACTACGTTATAATTTTTTTTGTTCCATTCAGGGAGTTGAAGACTTTGTAAATCCACTCTTAACCTACTTCTCAATGACTTTTCGGAAACATAAGGTAATATGCTAATATTTTTATCATTTAATTCACTTAACAATGCAACATCCAATTCTCTTTCAACAAACTTTGACTTAATCGAATCCTCAGTCAAATAGACTAATACAGAATCGCACGTAGGTATTCCATCTTCAAATATCGTTTTCAGGAAAGATTTTCCTGTCCGAATTTCAATTTCATCGCGCCATGGAGTAATCTGACAACGCATCAGATCATCAAACGCTTTCTTTACAAATTCTTTGTCATTTGAAGAGTATGAAAGGAATACGCGTGGTTTATTAATTCTTTCCATAATTTAATACCCGATCCCACTCAGTTGGTTTAAGTGACAAATTTAATTCCTGGATTAGAATAGAAGATAATCTTATTGAGATTTCAATGCTTTTTTCAATCTTCAATTTTGAAATGAAGAACTCCCGCTTCGTTTTAGATGGTAGGTCTTTTAAGCTTTTGACATGATAGATAATCAATTGTCTACTTACTTTTCCCACTGAACTATAGAGTTTGGACAATTCCTCAACATTCATTTTATACAAATCTATGTCATCTTCGGAATTTAATTGTAAGTAAGTAGGATAAATTGGATTATTATATTCATTAATGACTTCATCAAAATATCTTTTTGCATCTGTCCTAAATGAATATGAATAATTTGAACTTAATTTTCTCAATTCATCTAATGATCGCCTACTATCATTCTGAGCAGCAAGTTTGAGGAGTTCCAGATTTGTCAACTCAATTTTAGGAGTCAATATTGAGTCAATCATCTCTGTAATTCTTTTGTCTCCATATTGCTGAACTTTATATCTTGCCACCTCTTCAATTAATTCTCGAATGTTTTTTGAGTCAAACTCTTTTTCAATTTGTTGTACAACATTTCTTCTTACAACATCTACATGATAATTCATTGAATCTCTAATATTATCTTCGAATTTTTTAGTTTTTAATCTAACATCATCCATTGTTTCATTGATATTCGAATAAGTAAAATATCCGCCTATTAAAAAAACTAATGTCACAACAGCAACGACCCCTCCTACCATCATTAAGAAACTACTGTGCGCTCGATAAATTGCTTCAACTTCATCAAATGATTTTCTTGATTTATTTTTACTTCGAAACATCCCTCAAACCTCCAACATAATCTGACTCTGTTTCAATTTACCTTTTAACAGCGCTGCTTTAAATGTGATATTTTGCTTCGGTAGATTCAGTTTGAAAGAATGGTCGATAAAAATTAAATCAACAGATTCATCAGGAATAATATCCCTGAGCAAGTGAAAGCAGTCACCAAAGTATAGATAATTCATAGAGCCCGCTAATAGTTATTGATACAAACTTAGGAAAGATATTTATGAAATGTAACTACGATTAAAATAATTTTGATCTTCCCTCTACACTCACAACCTCCTTCAGCCCGATTACGTCCTCACCGCATCCAAAACAAGCTCCATCCAAACCCCGCAATAAAAACTACTATCCATTCAACAATACTATAAAATCCTAACCTTAGTAACGCTCTAAAATTACAAACAATAAAAACCTTATTACCTTATCAAAAAAAACAATAAGCTAATAAGGTAAAAAAATTTACTCACTTAATTAGTTACTAAGGTTAAAACAAAAAACCGTAGCGGCGCAAACCCTTGCGCCCCACCCATGCCTCACAAACCACAAATCCCGTTTCTTGCCTGTCACGGCCCAAGCCGTGACAGTCCCTAACACACTACGCCTCTGCCTTAAAAAAAACACCCACCCCCAATTAACCTCGCAAATTTCCCTCCCCACCCCTCATTTTACGCAAAAAACAAACAAACCCCCACAAAACACCCACAAAACTTCTCAACCTATTAACCAAACTTCTCAACTTATTATCCAACATTCTCAACTTATTATCCAACATTCTCAAATTATTAATCAAACTTCTCAAATTATGACTTAATATGCTCAACTTATGACTCAACATT
It includes:
- a CDS encoding toll/interleukin-1 receptor domain-containing protein, translated to MERINKPRVFLSYSSNDKEFVKKAFDDLMRCQITPWRDEIEIRTGKSFLKTIFEDGIPTCDSVLVYLTEDSIKSKFVERELDVALLSELNDKNISILPYVSEKSLRSRLRVDLQSLQLPEWNKKNYNVVFPQIVAEIWLSYLETASKALLMPIQNEKLKLELELEKFRVDDSAPFTKSEIKEFEFLYSIINKRSFVEVTLSEERTSLIVAKIKDKITYSISTIELLIMLMKKCFNNNSGIGINSDQTYTVNSFLKSIIYNILSTRIKTEKLEITKVILSQFPYLELKSSKLIKVENNVMIFLDKTYRFYHWLTFKKIIIDDLDFVRTGNAIPLEKKIKVR